TATCAGTATCTCATTACAAAGTGAAAGACAGACGAAGCGCCAGTGCTGCAAGCGTGACAAACAGCACGGGGATTGTCATGACAATGCCCACCCGGAAGTAATATCCCCAGGTAATTTTGATATTTTTCTGCGACAGAACGTGCAGCCACAGTAACGTTGCCAGACTGCCGATAGGGGTAATTTTTGGCCCCAGGTCGCTGCCGATGACGTTGGCGTAAATCATCGCTTCTTTGATAACACCGGTCGCAGTGCTGCCATCAATCGACAGCGCCCCGACCAGCACGGTCGGCATATTGTTCATCACTGATGACAGGAAGGCCGTCAGGAAGCCCGTACCCAGCGTTGCCGCCCACAATCCCTGCTCTGCCAGCTGATTCAGCAAGGAAGAGAGATAGTGGGTCAGACCGGCATTTCGTAAGCCGTAGACCACCAGGTACATCCCCAGCGAGAAGATAACGATTTGCCAGGGCGCACCACGCAGCACCTTACCGGTGTTAATGGCATGCCCTTTTTTCGCAACAGCAAACAGAAGCAATGCACCAGCGGCTGCGACCAAACTGACCGGTACGCCCAGCGGCTCCAGTCCGAAGAATCCCACCAGAAGCAACACCAGAACCAGCCAGCCGGTTTTAAAGGTATTCACATCACGTATAGCGTCTTTCGGTTCTTTCAACAGAGAAACGTCGTAAACGGCGGGAATGTCCTTACGGAAAAACAGATGCAGCATCACCAGCGTAGCCGCAATCGCGGCCAGGTTAACCGGGACCATCACGGCGGCATATTCTGAGAAACCAAGCTTAAAGAAATCCGCCGAGACGATATTCACCAGGTTTGAGACAATCAGTGGCAGGCTTGCCGTGTCAGCGATAAACCCTGCGGCCATGATAAACGCTAAGGTTGCCCCCCGGCTGAATCCCAGCGCCAGCAGCATCGCGATAACGATAGGTGTCAGGATCAGTGCCGCACCGTCGTTGGCAAACAGTGCCGCAACCATCGCACCAAGCAGGACGATCCAGGTGAAGAGCAGCCGCCCCCGGCCATTCCCCCAACGGGCAACGTGCAGCGCGGCCCATTCAAAGAAGCCGGATTCGTCGAGCAGAAGACTGATGATGATCACGGCGATAAAGGTGGCGGTCGCATTCCACACTATCTGCCAGACCACCGGAATATCCCCCAGATGAACGACGCCAGTCAGCAATGCCAGAATTGCGCCCAGTGAGGCACTCCAGCCAATCCCCAGCCCTCTGGGTTGCCAGATAACCAGGACGAGCGTGAATAAAAAGATAGCACCAGCCAGTAACATCAGAAACTCCATTCACATTTGTTTATTCGGATATATATATCGCCATCAGCAGGAGACAGATGCCACGCTACTGAGCTTGTTGCGTATGTTTTCTCGTTCACAGTTCCAGGCTGTATCAATAATACCCGCAGCCCATGCTGGCATGTGTGGCGACAGTCGGTAATGCACCCATTTTCCTTCGCGACGGTCGATGACCAGCTCGGCTTCACGTAAAAGGGCCATATGGCGAGAAATTTTTGGCTGAGACTCTGCGGTTGCCGCACAGATGTCACAGACGCACATTTCACCGGACTCCCTGAGAAGCATCACGATAGTTGAACGGGTCTCGTCGGCGAGCAGTTTAAAAAGCTGAACAGGCTGTAGCATGCTTAACCTCGTAAAAAAATAACAATACATATGGTATTTCATATGTGATAACTTTTAAAGCATAGCTTATGAAATGGAGATTTTTTATGACCGACTTACCAGCAATCGAACCGGCTTATTTTGATGATGCGCTTGCCAGCAAACTTACGGGCAACAACGAAACCATGCCGCGAATTCTCATCCTGTACGGTTCAGTACGAGAGCGGTCCTACAGTCGTTTTGCAGCGGAAGAGGCCGGGCGGTTGCTGGCAAAGATGGGGGCTGAGGTGAAAATATTTAACCCATCCGGTCTGCCGTTACCCGATGATGCGCCCGAAAGTCACCCCAAAGTGCTTGAACTCCGCGAGCTGGTCAGGTGGTGTGACGGAATGGTCTGGAGTTCTCCGGAAAGACATGGCGCCATGAGCTCGGTGATGAAGGCCCAGATTGACTGGATACCCCTGAGTGAAGGTGCTGTTCGTCCTTCCCAGGGTAAAACGCTGGCCGTCATGCAGGTTT
This genomic interval from Klebsiella sp. RHBSTW-00484 contains the following:
- the arsH gene encoding arsenical resistance protein ArsH, with protein sequence MTDLPAIEPAYFDDALASKLTGNNETMPRILILYGSVRERSYSRFAAEEAGRLLAKMGAEVKIFNPSGLPLPDDAPESHPKVLELRELVRWCDGMVWSSPERHGAMSSVMKAQIDWIPLSEGAVRPSQGKTLAVMQVCGGSQSFNTVNQMRILGRWMRMFTIPNQSSVPKAWQEFDDEGRMKPSPWYDRIVDVTEELFKMTLLLKGHTAYLSDRYSERKESHQELAARVNQAKI
- a CDS encoding arsenic transporter, with amino-acid sequence MLLAGAIFLFTLVLVIWQPRGLGIGWSASLGAILALLTGVVHLGDIPVVWQIVWNATATFIAVIIISLLLDESGFFEWAALHVARWGNGRGRLLFTWIVLLGAMVAALFANDGAALILTPIVIAMLLALGFSRGATLAFIMAAGFIADTASLPLIVSNLVNIVSADFFKLGFSEYAAVMVPVNLAAIAATLVMLHLFFRKDIPAVYDVSLLKEPKDAIRDVNTFKTGWLVLVLLLVGFFGLEPLGVPVSLVAAAGALLLFAVAKKGHAINTGKVLRGAPWQIVIFSLGMYLVVYGLRNAGLTHYLSSLLNQLAEQGLWAATLGTGFLTAFLSSVMNNMPTVLVGALSIDGSTATGVIKEAMIYANVIGSDLGPKITPIGSLATLLWLHVLSQKNIKITWGYYFRVGIVMTIPVLFVTLAALALRLSFTL
- a CDS encoding transcriptional regulator, with protein sequence MLQPVQLFKLLADETRSTIVMLLRESGEMCVCDICAATAESQPKISRHMALLREAELVIDRREGKWVHYRLSPHMPAWAAGIIDTAWNCERENIRNKLSSVASVSC